Proteins encoded by one window of Kribbella italica:
- a CDS encoding BlaI/MecI/CopY family transcriptional regulator — protein MTTDPKAPRPLGELERLVMEQLWAADTALTVREVHERLSLTRDLAYTTVMTVLDRLAKKKLTERERDGKAWRYKASAPRADLAVDLMRDALDQAGDRREALVRFVGQVSDEEAALLREALSRLEAREG, from the coding sequence GTGACCACCGACCCGAAGGCTCCGCGACCGCTCGGCGAGCTCGAGCGGCTGGTGATGGAGCAGCTCTGGGCGGCCGACACCGCGCTCACCGTGCGCGAGGTCCACGAGCGGCTCTCGCTCACCCGCGACCTGGCCTACACCACCGTCATGACCGTGCTGGACCGGCTGGCCAAGAAGAAGCTGACCGAGCGCGAGCGCGACGGCAAGGCCTGGCGGTACAAGGCGTCAGCACCGCGCGCCGACCTGGCCGTCGACCTGATGCGCGACGCACTCGACCAGGCCGGTGACCGCCGGGAGGCGCTGGTCCGGTTCGTCGGCCAGGTCTCCGACGAGGAGGCCGCGCTGCTGCGCGAGGCGCTGAGCAGGCTCGAGGCGCGAGAGGGGTGA
- the cydD gene encoding thiol reductant ABC exporter subunit CydD codes for MKPIDPRLLRQAKAARLFMAGSVAIGVATGLLVILQAVLLARGISGVVLHGTGVAEVAWLLAAVVAGRAALTWLQEVVAQRAAAAVKSTLRRRVLEHSLKLGPSWLSGERSSQLTTLLTKGLDDLDPYFARYLPQLVLAATVPAGVVGWMATGDLIAAATVVVTLPLIPLFMALVGWATQAYSRRRQRALGVLAHHFSDVVSGLATLKLFGRAKGQAESVRRVTEEHRVASMASLRLAFLSSFVLELLASISVALVAVGVGLRLVEGKLGLETALLVLILAPEAYLPLRQVGAQFHASADGVAASEEVFRVLETPLPLVGDRTDVPDLRVVGLHLHDVTVRYPDREQAALQGFDLDLWPGEVVALTGPSGAGKSTVLAAILGFVVPAGGVVVAGGSAMDEFDAGLWRQQFGWVPQRPGLRVGSIADNVRLGRPSATDAEVREALDTAGAASLELETPVGEQGQLLSGGQRRRVALARALVTDAPVLLLDEPTAGLDPAAEAAVVAGLRATGRTVLLVAHRPALMDAADRVVSVSRELVTV; via the coding sequence ATGAAGCCGATCGATCCGCGGTTGCTGCGCCAGGCCAAGGCGGCCCGGCTGTTCATGGCCGGGTCGGTGGCCATCGGTGTCGCCACTGGCCTGCTGGTCATCCTGCAGGCGGTACTGCTCGCCCGGGGGATCTCCGGCGTTGTGCTGCACGGCACCGGCGTTGCAGAGGTGGCCTGGTTGCTGGCGGCGGTTGTAGCGGGCCGGGCGGCGCTGACCTGGTTGCAGGAGGTCGTGGCGCAGCGGGCGGCGGCTGCGGTGAAGTCGACACTGCGGCGACGGGTCCTGGAGCACTCGCTGAAGCTGGGGCCTTCGTGGCTCAGTGGTGAGCGCAGCAGCCAGCTGACCACGCTGCTGACCAAGGGGCTGGACGATCTCGACCCGTACTTCGCCCGGTACCTGCCGCAGCTCGTCCTGGCGGCCACCGTCCCGGCCGGGGTCGTCGGGTGGATGGCGACTGGTGACCTGATCGCGGCGGCGACCGTGGTGGTGACGCTGCCGCTGATCCCGTTGTTCATGGCCCTGGTCGGCTGGGCCACGCAGGCCTACAGCCGGCGGCGGCAGCGGGCGCTCGGCGTACTGGCTCATCACTTCTCGGATGTGGTGTCCGGGCTGGCCACGCTGAAGCTGTTCGGCCGGGCCAAGGGCCAGGCGGAGTCCGTACGACGGGTGACCGAGGAGCACCGGGTCGCGTCGATGGCCAGTCTGCGGCTGGCATTCCTGTCGTCGTTCGTGCTGGAGCTGCTGGCGAGCATCTCGGTCGCACTGGTCGCGGTCGGCGTCGGGCTGCGGCTGGTGGAGGGCAAGCTCGGGCTGGAGACCGCCTTGCTGGTGCTGATCCTGGCGCCGGAGGCCTATCTGCCGTTGCGGCAGGTCGGTGCGCAGTTCCACGCGAGTGCGGACGGGGTCGCTGCGAGCGAAGAGGTGTTCCGGGTGCTGGAGACGCCGCTGCCGTTGGTGGGTGACCGAACCGATGTGCCGGACCTGCGGGTGGTCGGGCTGCACCTGCACGACGTGACTGTGCGGTACCCGGATCGGGAGCAGGCGGCCTTGCAGGGCTTCGATCTGGACCTGTGGCCGGGAGAGGTGGTCGCGCTGACCGGGCCCAGCGGGGCTGGGAAGTCGACGGTGCTGGCGGCGATCCTCGGGTTCGTGGTGCCTGCCGGCGGTGTCGTGGTCGCTGGTGGGAGTGCGATGGATGAGTTCGACGCCGGGCTGTGGCGGCAGCAGTTCGGATGGGTACCGCAGCGGCCCGGTCTGCGGGTCGGGAGCATCGCGGACAACGTGCGGCTCGGGAGGCCTTCGGCGACTGACGCCGAGGTGCGTGAGGCGCTGGACACGGCAGGGGCTGCTTCGTTGGAGCTGGAGACGCCGGTGGGGGAGCAGGGGCAGTTGCTGTCGGGCGGACAGCGGCGGCGGGTCGCGCTGGCTCGGGCGTTGGTGACCGATGCGCCGGTGCTGTTGCTGGACGAGCCGACGGCCGGGCTGGACCCCGCGGCCGAGGCTGCGGTCGTTGCTGGGCTGCGGGCGACTGGGCGGACGGTGCTGTTGGTTGCGCATCGGCCGGCGTTGATGGACGCGGCTGATCGAGTGGTGTCGGTTTCGAGGGAGCTGGTGACGGTATGA
- a CDS encoding beta-eliminating lyase-related protein: MADSSEDLKVRRKAAAAESTRWLTGRRPSAADTLRKLADVATDEQRDAYGAGGEVALLEAETAELLGKPAAVFMTTGIAAQQSVLRVFADRAGIQRVAAHGLSHLVTRELNALEEVHNLRIEQFTTDLRQPRPDELAAIPGPLAAVTLELPLRDAGYVLPTWDELVLFAEACAARGVPLHLDGARLWESAPYLGQSVTEIAELATTVYVSFYKGLGGLSGAAIAGPVDVIAEVRRWQRRLGANPSTLFPYAVSAREGLRSVLPLMGDLHDRAVELAVALQATGFRVFPEPPHTNSFRVYAPRPADKMERAAVRRMEATREALTWIWQPADVPGWSWVELVVTPDTLAWPVDEVAKAFGELLED, from the coding sequence GTGGCTGACTCCTCCGAAGACCTGAAGGTACGCCGTAAGGCCGCTGCTGCCGAGTCCACTCGCTGGCTGACCGGTCGACGGCCGTCCGCGGCGGACACCCTGCGCAAACTGGCCGACGTGGCCACCGACGAACAGCGCGACGCGTACGGCGCCGGTGGCGAGGTCGCGCTGCTGGAGGCGGAGACGGCCGAGCTCCTGGGCAAGCCGGCCGCGGTGTTCATGACGACGGGGATCGCCGCGCAGCAGAGCGTGCTCCGGGTCTTCGCCGATCGGGCCGGTATTCAGAGGGTCGCCGCCCACGGGCTGTCCCACCTCGTGACGCGTGAGCTGAACGCGCTGGAGGAGGTCCACAACCTCCGCATCGAGCAGTTCACCACTGACCTGCGGCAGCCGCGTCCGGACGAGTTGGCGGCGATCCCGGGCCCGCTGGCGGCGGTGACGCTGGAGCTGCCGTTGCGCGACGCCGGGTACGTGCTGCCCACCTGGGACGAGCTGGTGCTCTTCGCGGAGGCGTGCGCGGCTCGCGGCGTACCGCTGCATCTGGACGGCGCCCGGCTCTGGGAGAGCGCGCCGTACCTCGGGCAGAGCGTGACCGAGATCGCCGAGCTGGCCACGACGGTCTACGTGTCGTTCTACAAGGGCTTGGGTGGGCTGAGCGGAGCCGCGATCGCCGGACCGGTCGATGTGATCGCCGAGGTCCGCCGCTGGCAACGCCGGCTCGGCGCCAACCCGTCCACGCTCTTCCCGTACGCCGTGTCGGCGCGCGAAGGGCTGCGCTCGGTGCTGCCGCTGATGGGTGACCTGCACGACCGGGCGGTCGAGCTGGCGGTCGCGTTGCAGGCCACCGGGTTCCGGGTCTTCCCGGAGCCGCCGCACACGAACTCGTTCCGCGTCTACGCGCCGCGCCCGGCCGACAAGATGGAGCGGGCCGCCGTCCGCCGGATGGAGGCGACGCGCGAGGCGCTGACCTGGATCTGGCAGCCGGCCGACGTCCCGGGGTGGTCGTGGGTCGAGCTGGTGGTGACTCCGGACACTCTTGCGTGGCCGGTCGACGAGGTGGCGAAGGCTTTCGGGGAACTTCTGGAAGACTAG
- a CDS encoding cytochrome ubiquinol oxidase subunit I, translating into MDTLDLARWQFAITTVYHFFFVPVTISLVAITAGLQTAWYRTGKDKYLRLTKFYGKLFLINIAMGVVTGLVQEFQFGMNWSDYSRFVGDVFGAPLALEGLLAFFVESTFIGLWIFGWDRLPKKVHLACIWMVVLGTQLSAYFILAANSWMQNPVGFRYNAERGRAELTDLWAVLTNKVVLVTFPHTIFAAFMVGGAFVAAVAIWHLVRRPGVDTGAFRTAMRLGAVIVIAAGAGVALSGDQQGKVMTEVQPMKMAAAEALYQSEKPASFSVFTIGTLDGSQEIFSVKVPYLLSFLATGTFDGQVEGINNLQQAYEKLYGPGSYNPNVPLTYWTFRLMIGVGMTAVALAVLLLWMTRKGREPHRLLIWMALPLPLLPLFANVFGWVFTETGRQPWLVFGLMPTSAGVSPGTTSTEILISLLGFTVLYGVLAVVEAKLMLKSIRAGLAGTSPPADPSGPDDDSDDDGSAEAKPLSFAY; encoded by the coding sequence ATGGACACGCTCGACCTGGCGCGCTGGCAGTTCGCGATCACCACCGTCTACCACTTCTTCTTCGTGCCGGTGACGATCTCGCTGGTCGCGATCACGGCCGGCCTGCAGACCGCCTGGTACCGGACCGGCAAGGACAAGTACCTGCGGCTGACCAAGTTCTACGGCAAGCTCTTCCTGATCAACATCGCGATGGGCGTCGTCACCGGCCTGGTCCAGGAGTTCCAGTTCGGGATGAACTGGAGCGACTACTCGCGCTTCGTCGGCGACGTGTTCGGCGCCCCGCTGGCGCTGGAGGGGCTGCTCGCGTTCTTCGTCGAGTCGACCTTCATCGGGCTGTGGATCTTCGGCTGGGACCGGTTGCCGAAGAAGGTGCACCTGGCCTGCATCTGGATGGTGGTGCTCGGTACGCAACTGTCGGCGTACTTCATCCTGGCGGCCAACTCGTGGATGCAGAACCCGGTGGGCTTCCGCTACAACGCCGAGCGCGGCCGGGCCGAGCTGACCGACCTCTGGGCGGTGCTGACCAACAAGGTCGTGCTGGTCACCTTCCCGCACACGATCTTCGCCGCGTTCATGGTCGGCGGCGCGTTCGTCGCGGCCGTCGCGATCTGGCACCTGGTCCGCCGGCCGGGCGTCGACACCGGCGCGTTCCGGACGGCGATGCGGCTGGGCGCGGTGATCGTGATCGCCGCCGGGGCCGGTGTGGCGCTGAGCGGCGACCAGCAGGGCAAGGTGATGACCGAGGTGCAGCCGATGAAGATGGCGGCGGCCGAGGCGCTGTACCAGTCGGAGAAGCCGGCCTCGTTCTCGGTCTTCACGATCGGCACGCTGGACGGGTCGCAGGAGATCTTCTCGGTCAAGGTGCCGTACCTGCTGTCCTTCCTGGCCACCGGGACCTTCGACGGCCAGGTGGAAGGCATCAACAACCTGCAGCAGGCCTACGAGAAGCTCTACGGGCCAGGCTCGTACAACCCGAACGTCCCGCTGACGTACTGGACCTTCCGGCTGATGATCGGGGTCGGGATGACGGCGGTGGCGCTGGCGGTCCTGCTGCTGTGGATGACCAGGAAGGGCCGCGAGCCGCATCGGCTGCTGATCTGGATGGCGCTGCCGCTCCCGTTGCTCCCGCTGTTCGCGAACGTCTTCGGGTGGGTGTTCACCGAGACCGGCCGGCAGCCGTGGCTGGTGTTCGGCCTGATGCCGACGTCGGCCGGGGTGTCACCGGGCACGACCAGCACGGAGATCCTGATCAGCCTGCTCGGCTTCACGGTGCTGTACGGCGTACTGGCGGTGGTCGAGGCGAAGCTGATGCTCAAGTCGATCCGGGCGGGGCTGGCCGGGACCTCACCGCCGGCGGATCCTTCGGGGCCCGACGACGACTCCGACGACGACGGCTCGGCCGAGGCCAAGCCCCTGTCCTTCGCGTACTGA
- a CDS encoding M48 family metalloprotease, which yields MITPILLAALALVLTGPAPALLARSSWPYRIPRAAVALWQALSLAAVLAALGAGISLSYSTAGEPGEPRFDPSSPRDLAAAAVLALTALVAIRLAYAAGRVAVGTRARRKRHRDLVDVLATPDGLIPGLRVLAEETPLAYCLPALRGARVVVSVGALDRLDDSELRAVLAHEQAHLRARHDLVLEAFTALHMAFPRWVRSDVALEQARTLVELLADDDARRRNGPLPLARALVALAGSPAPAAGMAITSTAKSATVLRVQRLADPEPRFPLLSAATYATAVALLVLPTVTVAAPVLKALAEAVH from the coding sequence GTGATCACCCCGATCCTGCTCGCGGCACTGGCTCTGGTGCTGACCGGGCCGGCTCCAGCCTTGCTGGCTCGTTCCAGCTGGCCCTACCGCATCCCGCGCGCAGCAGTAGCTCTCTGGCAGGCCCTGTCGCTCGCAGCCGTGCTGGCCGCGCTCGGCGCCGGCATCTCCCTGTCCTACTCGACAGCAGGCGAGCCCGGCGAGCCACGCTTCGACCCGTCGTCCCCGAGAGACCTGGCCGCGGCAGCGGTGCTCGCACTGACCGCACTGGTCGCCATCAGACTCGCGTACGCCGCCGGCCGCGTCGCCGTCGGCACCAGAGCCCGTCGCAAGCGCCACCGCGACCTGGTCGACGTACTGGCGACTCCGGACGGCCTGATCCCCGGGCTGCGGGTGCTGGCCGAGGAGACTCCACTCGCCTACTGCCTGCCGGCGTTGCGCGGCGCCCGGGTCGTCGTGTCGGTGGGCGCGCTCGACCGGCTCGACGACAGCGAGCTGCGCGCCGTCCTGGCGCATGAGCAAGCGCACCTCCGCGCCAGGCACGACCTGGTCCTGGAGGCGTTCACGGCACTGCACATGGCGTTCCCGCGCTGGGTCCGCAGCGACGTCGCGCTGGAGCAGGCCCGCACGCTCGTCGAACTGCTCGCCGACGACGACGCACGCCGCCGCAACGGCCCGCTCCCGCTGGCCCGTGCCCTGGTCGCGCTCGCCGGCTCTCCGGCACCCGCCGCGGGCATGGCCATAACAAGCACGGCCAAGTCCGCGACGGTGCTGAGAGTCCAGCGCCTGGCCGACCCCGAACCGCGCTTCCCCCTGCTGTCGGCGGCCACCTACGCGACGGCGGTCGCACTGCTCGTGCTGCCCACCGTCACCGTCGCCGCTCCCGTGCTGAAGGCGCTGGCCGAAGCCGTCCACTGA
- the ftsY gene encoding signal recognition particle-docking protein FtsY: MLTPQLVPQLADAALIAIIVAVVVLLGAGTTGLIVARRRTRELPAATPPAPLDTAEPAVGEDAEEPRDTPTRTLEDTELPELEKPESAQGRLVRLRARLARSQGSLGKGLLALLSRDKLDDETWEDIETTLITADVGVTPTQELVERLRTRVRVEGVGGDEARSILREELIALVDPSMDRSLKVEHEGNQPAVVLVVGVNGTGKTTTVGKLARVLVAEDKHVVLGAADTFRAAAADQLQTWGERVGVRTVRGPEGGDPASIAFDAVKQGIEEQADVVLVDTAGRLHTKTGLMDELGKVKRVIEKAAEVDEVLLVIDATTGQNGLTQARVFAEVINVTGLVLTKLDGTAKGGIVIAVQRELGVPVKLVGLGEGADDLAPFDPEQFVDALLD; encoded by the coding sequence GTGTTGACTCCTCAGCTTGTCCCTCAGCTCGCCGACGCCGCCCTGATCGCGATCATCGTGGCGGTCGTCGTTCTGCTCGGCGCGGGAACCACCGGACTGATCGTTGCCCGGCGCCGGACTCGTGAGCTGCCCGCCGCGACCCCGCCCGCGCCGCTCGACACGGCCGAGCCGGCCGTCGGCGAGGACGCCGAGGAGCCGCGGGACACCCCGACGCGCACGCTCGAGGACACCGAGCTGCCGGAGCTGGAGAAGCCGGAGTCCGCGCAGGGCCGCCTGGTCCGGCTACGGGCCCGGCTGGCACGGTCGCAGGGCTCGCTCGGCAAGGGCCTGCTCGCGCTGCTGTCCCGCGACAAGCTGGACGACGAGACGTGGGAGGACATCGAGACCACGCTGATCACGGCGGACGTCGGTGTCACCCCGACCCAGGAGCTGGTCGAGCGGTTGCGCACCCGCGTCCGGGTCGAGGGCGTCGGCGGTGACGAGGCGCGCTCGATCCTGCGCGAGGAACTGATCGCGCTGGTCGACCCGTCGATGGACCGGTCGCTGAAGGTCGAGCACGAGGGCAACCAGCCCGCCGTCGTCCTGGTCGTCGGGGTGAACGGCACCGGCAAGACCACCACGGTCGGCAAGCTGGCCCGGGTCCTGGTGGCCGAGGACAAGCACGTCGTCCTGGGTGCGGCCGACACGTTCCGGGCGGCTGCGGCCGACCAGCTGCAGACCTGGGGCGAGCGGGTCGGCGTACGGACCGTGCGGGGGCCTGAGGGCGGTGACCCGGCGAGCATCGCCTTCGACGCGGTCAAGCAGGGCATCGAGGAGCAGGCCGACGTCGTCCTGGTCGACACGGCCGGCCGGCTGCACACCAAGACCGGGCTGATGGACGAGCTGGGCAAGGTCAAGCGGGTGATCGAGAAGGCGGCCGAGGTCGATGAGGTGCTGCTCGTCATCGACGCCACCACCGGGCAGAACGGGCTGACCCAGGCCCGGGTGTTCGCCGAGGTGATCAACGTGACCGGTCTGGTGCTGACCAAGCTGGACGGGACCGCCAAGGGCGGCATCGTGATCGCGGTGCAGCGGGAGCTCGGCGTACCAGTGAAGCTGGTCGGCCTCGGCGAGGGCGCCGACGACCTGGCGCCGTTCGATCCCGAGCAGTTCGTCGACGCGCTGCTGGACTGA
- the cydB gene encoding cytochrome d ubiquinol oxidase subunit II: protein MELTTVWFAVIAFLWIGYFVLEGFDFGVGILLRVLGRDEPERRAVVTTIGPVWDGNEVWLITAGAMTFAAFPEWYATLFSAFYLPLFAILVALILRGVALEYRGKRDDLPWRSRMDTLIVIGSLAPSLLWGIAFANLVRGIPLDASYEFVGGLGDLLSPFALLGGVTFTAVFVAHGAIFLALRTTDELRERANRLAGWTGLVAAGLAVGFLAWAQQLRGDRWSVLIAVAAALALVGGLVANRVRREGWAFAGTAVAVALAVTSLFVAMFPAVMPSTLDPGSTLTTAAAASTPYTLKILTVIAAIFTPLVMLYQGWTYWVFRKRVIVGV from the coding sequence ATGGAACTCACGACGGTCTGGTTCGCGGTGATCGCGTTCCTGTGGATCGGCTACTTCGTGCTCGAGGGGTTCGACTTCGGGGTCGGCATCCTGCTGCGGGTGCTCGGCCGCGACGAGCCCGAGCGGCGGGCGGTGGTGACGACGATCGGGCCGGTCTGGGACGGCAACGAGGTCTGGCTGATCACGGCCGGTGCGATGACGTTCGCGGCCTTCCCGGAGTGGTACGCGACGCTGTTCAGCGCGTTCTACCTGCCGCTGTTCGCGATCCTGGTCGCGCTGATCCTGCGCGGGGTCGCGCTGGAGTACCGGGGCAAGCGCGACGACCTGCCGTGGCGGTCCCGGATGGACACGCTGATCGTGATCGGGTCGCTGGCCCCGTCGCTGCTGTGGGGCATCGCGTTCGCCAACCTGGTGCGCGGGATCCCGCTGGACGCGTCGTACGAGTTCGTGGGTGGGCTGGGCGACCTGCTGAGTCCGTTCGCGTTGCTGGGCGGGGTGACCTTCACCGCGGTCTTCGTGGCCCACGGCGCGATCTTCCTGGCGCTGCGGACGACGGACGAGCTGCGGGAGCGGGCCAACCGCTTGGCCGGGTGGACCGGGCTGGTGGCGGCTGGGCTGGCCGTGGGGTTCCTGGCCTGGGCGCAGCAGCTCCGGGGTGATCGGTGGTCGGTGCTGATCGCCGTCGCTGCCGCGCTCGCGCTCGTCGGTGGACTGGTGGCGAACAGGGTGCGCCGGGAGGGCTGGGCGTTCGCCGGTACGGCGGTAGCGGTCGCGCTGGCGGTGACGTCTCTCTTTGTCGCCATGTTCCCCGCGGTGATGCCGTCGACGCTGGACCCGGGCTCGACGCTGACCACGGCGGCGGCCGCCTCCACGCCGTACACGTTGAAGATCCTGACGGTGATCGCGGCGATCTTCACGCCACTGGTGATGCTCTACCAGGGCTGGACGTACTGGGTGTTCCGCAAGCGCGTGATCGTCGGCGTCTGA
- the cydC gene encoding thiol reductant ABC exporter subunit CydC: MSVLGLAMPARRVRPRLLLAVLAGVLASGMAVGLLATSAWLITKASAEPPVLTLLVAIVAVRAFGVGRGVFRYVERLAGHDAAYRVLGDTRARITERLEPLAPVGLASSRSGDLLARLVLDIDAVLDLWLRVLLPVLVAVVTATATVGLLVLLLPVAGAAVAVAVLVACTVAPWLTAASASRAERMMAGVRGDVAAAATENLQTAADVLAFNAVDDVLAGFEAADRRLALAQRRSAWSTGLGGALLVICVGAASIAGLVLGTGESGPVYAVLVLTPLALADVLGGIPVAAQLAIRVRASLQRVEDLLGTPVPVAEPEAALPLPIGSGLQVRGLRVGYGPDDVLRDLDLDLPAGSRVVITGPSGSGKSTLALVLLRFLEPRAGEVLLDSSDVRRLEGDAVRSRVGLLTQESYVFDTSIRENLLLAKPGSSDLQLWNALYRARLGEFVHGLPKGLDTMVGEHGARLSGGERQRLAFARLLLADHDVLVLDEPTEHLDEETARSLLSDLFRAAGGRTVVLLTHRPELAPHPTRPIVDLA, from the coding sequence ATGAGCGTTCTCGGATTGGCCATGCCTGCTCGGCGGGTGCGGCCGCGGCTGCTGCTCGCCGTACTGGCCGGCGTGCTCGCGTCGGGGATGGCGGTCGGCCTGCTGGCGACCTCCGCGTGGCTGATCACCAAGGCGTCGGCTGAGCCGCCGGTGCTCACGCTGCTGGTGGCGATTGTGGCGGTGCGGGCCTTCGGGGTCGGCCGCGGCGTCTTCCGGTACGTCGAACGCCTGGCCGGCCACGACGCGGCGTACCGGGTACTGGGCGACACCCGGGCCCGGATCACCGAGCGGCTGGAGCCGCTGGCGCCGGTCGGGCTGGCGTCGTCCCGGAGTGGAGACCTGCTGGCTCGGCTGGTGCTGGACATCGATGCGGTGCTGGACCTGTGGCTGCGGGTGTTGTTGCCGGTGCTGGTGGCGGTGGTGACCGCTACGGCGACTGTTGGGTTGCTGGTGCTGCTCCTGCCGGTGGCGGGTGCTGCCGTGGCTGTCGCGGTGCTGGTTGCGTGCACGGTGGCGCCTTGGCTGACGGCGGCCAGTGCCTCCAGGGCCGAGCGGATGATGGCGGGGGTTCGAGGGGATGTCGCCGCGGCCGCGACGGAGAACCTGCAGACGGCGGCCGACGTACTGGCGTTCAACGCGGTGGACGACGTACTGGCGGGGTTTGAGGCGGCGGACCGGCGGTTGGCTTTGGCTCAGCGGCGGTCTGCTTGGAGTACTGGGCTCGGTGGGGCGCTGCTGGTGATCTGCGTGGGGGCGGCGAGCATCGCTGGGCTGGTGCTGGGGACTGGGGAGTCTGGGCCGGTCTACGCGGTGCTGGTGCTGACGCCGCTGGCGCTGGCTGACGTGCTGGGTGGGATCCCGGTCGCGGCGCAGCTTGCGATCAGGGTGCGTGCTTCCTTGCAGCGGGTGGAGGACCTGCTGGGTACGCCGGTGCCGGTCGCGGAGCCGGAGGCAGCCCTGCCGCTGCCGATCGGTAGTGGGTTGCAGGTGCGCGGCCTGCGGGTCGGCTACGGACCGGACGACGTACTGCGCGACCTGGACCTGGATCTGCCCGCTGGGAGCCGCGTGGTGATCACCGGTCCGAGTGGGTCGGGCAAGAGCACGCTGGCCCTGGTGCTGCTGCGTTTCCTGGAGCCGCGCGCCGGCGAGGTGCTGCTGGACAGTTCCGACGTACGGCGGCTCGAAGGCGACGCCGTGCGGTCGCGGGTCGGGCTGCTGACGCAGGAGAGCTACGTGTTCGACACGAGCATCCGCGAGAACCTGCTGCTCGCCAAGCCCGGCTCGAGCGACCTGCAGCTGTGGAACGCGCTCTACCGGGCTCGGCTCGGCGAGTTCGTGCACGGCCTGCCGAAGGGGCTCGACACGATGGTGGGGGAGCACGGCGCCCGGCTGTCCGGTGGTGAGCGGCAGCGGCTCGCGTTCGCCCGGCTGCTGCTGGCCGACCACGACGTGCTCGTCCTGGACGAGCCGACCGAGCACCTGGACGAGGAGACCGCCCGGAGTCTGCTGAGCGACCTGTTCCGCGCGGCAGGCGGCCGTACCGTCGTACTGCTCACCCACCGGCCGGAACTGGCGCCTCACCCAACGCGACCGATCGTGGATCTGGCATGA
- a CDS encoding NAD(P)/FAD-dependent oxidoreductase — translation MSRPRIVIVGAGFAGFHAAKTLSWVSRGRADIVLVNPTDYFLYVPLLPEVATGILEPRRLTVALADALPEVQLVLGEVDGLDLDERSVSYEDPAGHAGSVSYDRLVIAAGSVNKLLPIPGVAEHAHGFRGIPEAVFLRDHLIQQIELADATDDQDARDALCTFVVVGAGYTGTEVAAHGVLFTELLKKRRPRLRDQQMRWMLLDIADRVLPELDQRLSRTADKVLRKRGVEVRMGLSVEEAKRGSVRLTNQTEVPTNSLIWCVGVRPDPVVEGLGLKTEKGRLVVDEYLNVPGHPDVFACGDAAAVPDLTRPGEVTPMTAQHAERQGRRAAHNVAASFGTGERKPYVHKDLGFVVDLGGVDAAANPLQVPLGGLPAKAVTRGYHLLSMPGNRIRTATEWLFDAMLSRQSTHLGLIPAVDVPLETASPERVRRHL, via the coding sequence ATGAGCCGACCGAGGATCGTCATCGTCGGAGCCGGGTTCGCCGGGTTCCACGCGGCCAAGACGCTGTCCTGGGTGAGCCGGGGCCGCGCCGACATCGTGCTGGTCAACCCGACCGACTACTTCCTCTACGTGCCGTTGCTGCCCGAGGTGGCGACCGGCATCCTGGAGCCGCGCCGGCTGACGGTGGCGCTGGCGGACGCGCTGCCCGAGGTCCAGCTGGTGCTCGGTGAGGTCGACGGGCTCGACCTGGACGAGCGCAGCGTCTCGTACGAGGACCCGGCGGGCCACGCGGGTTCGGTGAGCTACGACCGGCTGGTGATCGCCGCCGGCAGCGTGAACAAGCTGCTGCCGATCCCTGGGGTGGCCGAGCACGCGCACGGCTTCCGCGGCATCCCGGAGGCGGTGTTCCTGCGGGACCACCTGATCCAGCAGATCGAGCTGGCCGACGCTACCGACGACCAGGACGCGCGGGACGCGCTCTGCACCTTCGTCGTGGTCGGAGCCGGCTACACCGGGACCGAGGTCGCAGCACACGGTGTGCTGTTCACCGAGCTGCTCAAGAAGCGCCGGCCGCGGCTGCGTGACCAGCAGATGCGCTGGATGCTGCTGGACATCGCCGACCGGGTGCTGCCCGAGCTGGACCAGCGCCTGTCCCGTACGGCGGACAAGGTGCTCCGCAAGCGCGGTGTCGAGGTGCGGATGGGGCTGTCGGTCGAGGAGGCCAAGCGCGGCAGCGTCCGGCTGACCAACCAGACCGAAGTACCGACCAACTCGCTGATCTGGTGCGTGGGCGTCCGGCCGGACCCGGTGGTCGAGGGGCTCGGCCTGAAGACCGAGAAGGGCCGCCTGGTCGTCGACGAGTACCTGAACGTACCGGGCCACCCGGACGTGTTCGCCTGCGGCGACGCTGCCGCCGTACCGGACCTGACCCGGCCTGGTGAGGTGACGCCGATGACAGCGCAGCACGCCGAGCGGCAGGGCCGGCGGGCCGCGCACAACGTCGCGGCGTCGTTCGGCACCGGTGAGCGCAAGCCCTACGTGCACAAGGATCTGGGCTTCGTGGTGGACCTCGGCGGCGTCGACGCGGCGGCCAACCCGCTGCAGGTCCCGCTCGGTGGGCTGCCGGCGAAGGCGGTGACCCGTGGCTACCACCTGCTCTCGATGCCGGGCAACAGGATCCGTACGGCGACCGAGTGGCTGTTCGACGCGATGCTGTCCCGGCAGAGCACGCACCTCGGTCTGATCCCGGCTGTCGACGTACCGCTGGAGACGGCGAGTCCTGAGCGGGTCCGGCGCCACCTATAG